One segment of Candidatus Thermoplasmatota archaeon DNA contains the following:
- a CDS encoding 50S ribosomal protein L15, which produces MGRTSKFRAKRTHGRGKKAGRGAGKRGGRGNAGLHKHKYMTAVKMKDPYFGDHGFKRHHSLVVKKNTINLAEVEERLDEITVEGFAEKSKNIVTVDLGKMGIDKLLGRGQVRTKMKIIVSEASESATQKVQKAGGEVVTSGTEESERND; this is translated from the coding sequence ATGGGAAGGACATCGAAATTCAGAGCGAAGAGGACTCACGGAAGAGGCAAGAAGGCAGGCAGAGGCGCTGGCAAGCGAGGAGGCAGAGGTAACGCCGGTCTTCACAAGCACAAGTACATGACTGCAGTCAAGATGAAAGACCCCTATTTCGGTGACCACGGCTTCAAGAGACATCATAGTCTTGTGGTGAAGAAGAACACAATCAATCTCGCAGAGGTTGAGGAGAGGCTCGATGAGATCACAGTAGAGGGGTTCGCAGAGAAGTCCAAGAACATCGTCACTGTGGACCTGGGGAAGATGGGGATAGACAAGCTGCTTGGGCGAGGGCAGGTCAGGACAAAGATGAAGATAATCGTTAGCGAAGCATCCGAATCCGCCACCCAGAAAGTCCAGAAGGCAGGAGGAGAAGTAGTCACGTCAGGAACGGAGGAATCGGAGAGGAACGACTGA
- a CDS encoding 50S ribosomal protein L32e has protein sequence MSEKKAKKVERKAEPPTLTEIGKARKAELIEMCESQGLDTEGTVAELRKRLRSRLKEEEEEIEIIEEEAVRPKIKPVLDDETKLLLKVREKQKRKRPAFRRQEWFRYKKLGKSWRKPRGLHSKMRKGLKYRPKMVSVGYRSPRKARGLHPSGFRDALIHNVKELEVLDPKTQAARIGHSVGTRKRVEIEARADEIGIRILNRSMVHEPEESEENGSQSS, from the coding sequence ATGAGTGAGAAGAAGGCTAAGAAGGTCGAGAGGAAGGCAGAACCGCCAACGCTGACGGAGATAGGCAAGGCCAGAAAGGCTGAGCTCATCGAGATGTGCGAGTCCCAAGGGCTCGATACGGAAGGGACAGTCGCTGAACTCAGGAAGAGACTGAGGAGTCGTCTGAAAGAGGAAGAAGAGGAAATCGAGATCATAGAGGAAGAGGCGGTACGACCAAAGATAAAACCCGTTCTGGATGATGAGACAAAGCTGCTTCTCAAGGTCAGAGAGAAGCAGAAGCGGAAGAGACCCGCGTTCAGGAGACAGGAGTGGTTTAGGTACAAGAAGTTGGGCAAGAGCTGGAGGAAACCACGCGGCCTTCATTCAAAGATGAGAAAGGGGTTGAAGTACAGACCCAAGATGGTGTCGGTCGGATATCGATCACCGCGAAAGGCCAGAGGACTCCATCCTTCAGGCTTTAGGGATGCCCTCATCCACAATGTGAAAGAACTAGAAGTGCTCGATCCGAAGACCCAAGCGGCTCGCATCGGGCACTCGGTGGGGACCAGGAAGCGTGTTGAGATTGAGGCAAGAGCAGACGAGATTGGAATCCGCATACTGAACAGGAGCATGGTTCATGAACCTGAAGAATCAGAGGAGAATGGCAGCCAGTCTTCTTAA
- a CDS encoding 30S ribosomal protein S3, protein MANERKIVEEKIRRILLKEYLMAKTQRAGFGGLDIQRTPMGYRVTLITERPGLVIGRKGATIKRLTQAVEARFGFENPQIEVQEVQDASLNSQIMAEKLASALERGWHFRRAGHSTVRRIMGAGAKGCLVVISGKITGQRHRMEKFKAGHIKFCGEPKQLWMREGFAIAKVKLGVIGVKVMIMDPRARLPDEIDIIDREPRDEAEEPAADEPTDVEEAPAVEAEPIPKEEVSDKKAKPKEVKEKAETKEVENGAAEDKRDKGDEHRGEAKEAERAQE, encoded by the coding sequence TTGGCGAACGAGAGAAAGATCGTAGAAGAAAAAATCCGCAGGATACTCCTGAAGGAGTACCTCATGGCGAAGACACAGAGAGCGGGCTTCGGCGGTCTAGACATTCAGAGGACTCCGATGGGATACAGGGTCACACTCATCACTGAGAGACCTGGATTGGTCATAGGAAGAAAGGGAGCCACGATAAAACGCCTCACTCAGGCGGTTGAAGCGAGATTCGGGTTTGAGAATCCCCAAATCGAGGTCCAGGAAGTGCAGGACGCAAGCCTCAATTCGCAGATAATGGCCGAGAAGCTGGCGAGTGCCCTCGAGAGGGGCTGGCACTTCAGGAGAGCGGGGCACTCGACAGTCAGGAGGATAATGGGTGCTGGAGCCAAAGGATGCCTTGTGGTCATCTCAGGCAAGATAACAGGCCAGAGGCACAGGATGGAGAAGTTCAAGGCTGGGCACATCAAGTTCTGTGGGGAGCCCAAGCAGCTCTGGATGAGAGAGGGGTTCGCCATTGCCAAGGTCAAACTCGGAGTCATTGGAGTGAAGGTCATGATCATGGACCCAAGGGCGAGGCTTCCAGATGAAATCGACATAATCGACCGTGAACCAAGAGATGAGGCGGAAGAACCTGCGGCAGACGAACCGACGGATGTCGAGGAGGCCCCTGCAGTTGAGGCAGAACCCATCCCGAAAGAGGAAGTCTCGGATAAGAAGGCCAAGCCGAAAGAAGTGAAGGAGAAAGCGGAAACCAAGGAGGTTGAGAATGGCGCTGCTGAGGACAAGCGAGATAAGGGAGATGAACATCGAGGAGAGGCAAAAGAAGCTGAAAGAGCTCAGGAATGA
- a CDS encoding 30S ribosomal protein S17: MPKKKARDIGMDVPTPKKSCDDAHCPFHGNLPVRGQTLKGKVKSSKMKNTIVVEREYIRLIPKYERYEKRTREYVAHSPPCLEIERGDSVAIMECRPLSKTVTYVAIEKRED; encoded by the coding sequence ATGCCGAAGAAGAAGGCGAGAGATATCGGAATGGACGTTCCCACTCCAAAGAAGAGCTGCGATGATGCTCACTGTCCTTTCCACGGGAATCTTCCAGTAAGGGGTCAGACCCTGAAAGGCAAGGTGAAATCCAGCAAGATGAAGAACACGATAGTCGTGGAAAGAGAGTACATCAGGCTGATACCGAAGTACGAGAGATACGAGAAGCGAACAAGGGAATACGTGGCTCACAGCCCCCCGTGTCTGGAGATCGAGCGTGGGGACAGCGTGGCGATAATGGAATGCCGCCCGCTCAGCAAGACCGTAACATACGTGGCGATCGAGAAGAGGGAGGACTAG
- a CDS encoding 30S ribosomal protein S14 → MKPKKEFGRKRGCKRCGRKRGIIRRSRIYLCRQCFREVAFELGFRKYS, encoded by the coding sequence ATGAAACCGAAGAAGGAGTTCGGAAGGAAGAGAGGCTGCAAGCGATGCGGGCGCAAGCGGGGCATCATCAGAAGGAGCAGAATCTATCTCTGCCGCCAATGCTTCCGCGAAGTTGCCTTCGAGCTCGGCTTCAGGAAGTACTCATAG
- the yciH gene encoding stress response translation initiation inhibitor YciH codes for MAGICPVCGLPQELCMCEEIAREQQRIKIYSDRRRYGKMVTIVEGIDAADIDIDDLAKRLKTKCAAGGTVKDGRIELQGEHKKKVKLALEDIGFTVEVR; via the coding sequence ATGGCTGGGATCTGCCCAGTTTGTGGGCTTCCACAAGAATTGTGCATGTGCGAAGAGATAGCCAGGGAACAGCAGCGCATAAAAATCTACAGCGACAGGAGGCGCTATGGAAAGATGGTCACGATTGTCGAGGGAATCGATGCCGCCGACATCGACATCGATGACCTGGCAAAGAGGCTGAAGACGAAGTGCGCTGCAGGTGGCACAGTGAAGGACGGACGAATCGAGCTCCAGGGGGAACACAAGAAGAAAGTCAAGCTTGCCCTGGAGGATATAGGGTTCACAGTCGAAGTCAGATGA
- a CDS encoding 50S ribosomal protein L30, whose product MTYAVIRIRGTINISKDIADTMRFLRLNKSNHCVVIPENPQYNGMLQKAKDYITWGEIQPETLARMLVTRGSAAGEKITDSYVKKNSKFKSVIAFAKAVAKGDEGMGSLSGLGPVLRLHPPLKGFEGIKKPYTLGGSLGYRGEKINDLLTRMLFVHEG is encoded by the coding sequence ATGACATACGCGGTCATCAGGATCAGAGGCACTATCAATATCTCGAAGGATATCGCCGACACGATGAGATTCCTCAGGCTGAACAAGTCAAACCACTGTGTCGTCATCCCGGAAAATCCACAATACAACGGGATGCTCCAGAAGGCGAAGGACTACATAACCTGGGGCGAGATCCAGCCGGAAACCCTGGCCAGAATGCTTGTCACCAGAGGTTCGGCCGCTGGCGAGAAGATAACAGACTCATACGTCAAGAAGAACTCCAAGTTCAAATCAGTGATCGCGTTTGCAAAGGCTGTCGCAAAAGGAGATGAGGGCATGGGTTCGCTGAGCGGGCTCGGTCCGGTCTTGCGACTCCACCCGCCACTGAAGGGCTTCGAGGGCATCAAGAAGCCATATACGCTCGGTGGGTCTCTCGGATACCGAGGGGAAAAAATTAATGACCTATTGACCAGAATGCTGTTCGTTCACGAGGGCTGA
- a CDS encoding 50S ribosomal protein L5: MRGLRIEKTVVNIGVGEAGERLIKAQKVLEMLTGQRPVETISKTTNKDLGIREGMPIGCKVTLRGEKAEDFLKRALWVKNNRLANYNFDPEGNFSFGVPDYTEFEEMKYDPEIGIFGMDVSVSLKRPGYRVTKRRRRTSKIPIRHRVTREEGIQFIQDRFEIEVVG; encoded by the coding sequence ATGAGAGGCTTAAGAATCGAGAAAACCGTGGTCAATATCGGCGTAGGCGAGGCAGGAGAGAGACTCATCAAGGCTCAGAAGGTTCTCGAAATGCTCACAGGCCAGAGGCCAGTAGAGACCATTTCAAAGACGACGAACAAGGATCTTGGCATTAGAGAAGGCATGCCGATTGGGTGCAAGGTGACGTTGAGGGGCGAGAAGGCTGAGGATTTCCTCAAGCGAGCCCTTTGGGTGAAGAACAACAGACTCGCGAACTATAACTTCGACCCTGAGGGGAACTTCTCGTTCGGTGTCCCTGACTACACGGAGTTCGAGGAGATGAAGTACGATCCCGAGATCGGAATCTTCGGGATGGACGTCTCCGTTAGTCTAAAGCGCCCTGGCTACCGGGTGACCAAGAGAAGGAGAAGAACGTCAAAGATCCCGATTAGGCACAGAGTGACCCGTGAAGAAGGGATTCAGTTCATACAGGACAGGTTTGAGATTGAGGTAGTCGGATGA
- a CDS encoding 50S ribosomal protein L14, with product MKGIAGRQTRGLPKGAYLDCIDNTGARVVQIVEVPKYHGRLRRYPSAGIGDLLVVSVKKGTPEMRKQLVYAVIVRQRRPFRRSDGVMVQFEDNAVVITTPTGETKGTDIKGPVAREAAERWPRIAATASMIV from the coding sequence ATGAAGGGGATAGCCGGAAGACAGACAAGAGGCCTCCCAAAGGGAGCGTATCTGGATTGCATAGACAACACTGGAGCGAGGGTCGTCCAGATCGTGGAGGTCCCCAAGTATCACGGACGGTTGAGACGGTATCCGAGCGCCGGAATCGGCGATCTACTTGTGGTGAGCGTGAAGAAGGGGACGCCTGAGATGAGGAAACAGCTTGTGTATGCCGTCATAGTCAGACAGAGAAGGCCGTTCCGAAGATCGGACGGAGTGATGGTTCAGTTTGAGGATAATGCCGTGGTGATTACAACGCCCACGGGCGAGACGAAGGGCACGGACATCAAAGGCCCCGTGGCGAGGGAAGCTGCCGAAAGATGGCCTCGTATCGCTGCGACGGCATCGATGATAGTATGA
- the rplX gene encoding 50S ribosomal protein L24 produces the protein MKSGKARKQRKDLYTAPWHTRRKRMSAHLSEKYLGDEKKAYPRAVPVRKGDTVRITRGTDRGHEGKIATTDTKSMTITIEGLTRKKADGTQIGKKIHPSNLIITKLDLSDPVRREKFEALGDRE, from the coding sequence ATGAAAAGCGGGAAGGCTAGAAAGCAGAGAAAGGATCTATACACAGCCCCCTGGCATACGAGGAGGAAGAGGATGTCTGCCCATCTATCCGAGAAGTATCTCGGAGACGAGAAGAAGGCCTACCCGCGCGCTGTACCCGTCCGCAAGGGGGACACCGTGCGTATCACCCGTGGGACCGACAGGGGTCACGAGGGCAAGATTGCCACGACGGACACGAAGAGCATGACGATTACAATCGAAGGGCTGACGAGAAAGAAAGCGGATGGTACCCAGATCGGAAAGAAGATCCATCCGTCAAACTTGATAATAACGAAGCTGGATCTCTCCGACCCTGTGAGGAGAGAAAAATTCGAAGCGCTGGGAGATAGAGAATGA
- a CDS encoding 50S ribosomal protein L19e, producing the protein MNLKNQRRMAASLLKCGVNRVWIDPLRMEDVADAITRTDIQIQIDAGTIKAKQKKGISRGRTRYYRGQRKKGRGRGQGSRKGTSKARKPKKERWIQTIRPIRERLRELRDEGKIDVSTYRKFYLQAKGGVFKSKSHLETHLRSGGYLKGDE; encoded by the coding sequence ATGAACCTGAAGAATCAGAGGAGAATGGCAGCCAGTCTTCTTAAGTGCGGGGTCAACAGGGTGTGGATCGACCCGCTCCGAATGGAAGATGTAGCCGATGCCATAACAAGAACAGACATCCAAATCCAGATTGATGCAGGAACGATAAAGGCTAAGCAGAAGAAAGGGATCTCCAGAGGCCGGACAAGATACTACAGAGGCCAGAGGAAGAAGGGGAGAGGCAGAGGCCAGGGAAGCCGGAAGGGCACCAGCAAGGCCAGGAAGCCGAAGAAGGAAAGGTGGATTCAGACCATCCGGCCGATAAGGGAAAGACTGCGTGAACTCCGAGACGAGGGGAAGATAGACGTATCGACTTACAGGAAGTTCTATCTCCAGGCGAAGGGCGGAGTCTTTAAGAGCAAATCGCACCTCGAGACGCACCTTAGGTCAGGCGGATATCTTAAGGGGGATGAATGA
- a CDS encoding 30S ribosomal protein S4e: MKKHLKRLASPRSWMIPRKKHKWVARPRPGPHGLEESIPLQIILRDTLHYCDSAREARMLLSSRGVRVDGKPMRDLKRGVGLMDVLSFEQKKEHFRMLIDTKGRLRLVGIDAKQAKWKLSRIEGKTTVRGGRIQLNMFDGRNILLDKNAYRTGDVLKISVPDQKIMDHYELTKGNVALLVGGKHVGELVKLKEYEESRNPRENEVTFEEGFSTSFRNVFVVGKKSPEIKIPETKVV; encoded by the coding sequence ATGAAGAAACACCTGAAACGACTGGCGTCACCAAGGAGTTGGATGATTCCAAGGAAGAAGCACAAATGGGTCGCAAGACCGAGACCAGGACCCCACGGCTTGGAAGAGTCGATTCCCCTGCAGATCATCCTGAGGGACACGCTCCACTACTGCGATAGTGCCAGAGAAGCGAGGATGCTCCTTTCATCTAGAGGGGTTCGAGTAGACGGGAAGCCCATGAGGGACCTGAAGAGAGGCGTCGGTCTGATGGATGTCCTCTCGTTCGAGCAGAAGAAGGAGCACTTCAGGATGCTGATCGACACGAAAGGCAGGCTTCGACTAGTTGGAATAGACGCCAAACAGGCGAAATGGAAGCTCTCGAGAATCGAGGGGAAGACTACCGTGAGAGGCGGAAGGATTCAGCTCAACATGTTCGACGGCAGGAACATCCTCCTCGACAAGAATGCATACAGGACTGGAGATGTCTTGAAGATCAGCGTTCCTGACCAGAAGATAATGGACCACTATGAGTTGACGAAAGGAAACGTCGCCCTCCTTGTTGGTGGGAAGCATGTTGGGGAGCTAGTCAAGCTCAAGGAATACGAGGAATCCAGAAACCCGAGGGAGAACGAGGTCACGTTCGAGGAGGGCTTCAGCACTTCCTTCAGAAACGTCTTCGTCGTGGGCAAGAAATCCCCTGAGATTAAGATACCAGAAACAAAGGTCGTCTAG
- the rpmC gene encoding 50S ribosomal protein L29 produces the protein MALLRTSEIREMNIEERQKKLKELRNDLMHERGVAAMGGAPASPGRIRAIRSNISRLLTIIQEEETKGEEAVKEEKK, from the coding sequence ATGGCGCTGCTGAGGACAAGCGAGATAAGGGAGATGAACATCGAGGAGAGGCAAAAGAAGCTGAAAGAGCTCAGGAATGACCTCATGCACGAGAGAGGAGTCGCAGCAATGGGCGGTGCTCCAGCAAGCCCGGGAAGGATTAGGGCAATCAGGTCCAACATATCACGATTACTCACGATAATCCAGGAAGAGGAGACGAAAGGAGAGGAGGCAGTCAAGGAGGAAAAGAAATAA
- a CDS encoding ribonuclease P protein subunit, whose product MLHKHELIGLEAEVISSTCSNLVGFRGTVVDETKNTVVIDVKDVEKTVPKQGTLFRFHIDGGVDIDGARLLHRPEDRTKRAR is encoded by the coding sequence ATGCTCCACAAACATGAGTTGATAGGGCTGGAAGCAGAGGTCATCAGCTCGACTTGCAGTAACCTTGTTGGGTTCAGGGGGACTGTTGTGGACGAGACCAAGAACACGGTAGTGATTGACGTGAAGGACGTGGAAAAGACCGTACCGAAGCAAGGAACGCTATTCAGGTTCCATATCGATGGAGGTGTTGACATAGACGGAGCGAGGCTCCTCCACCGTCCGGAAGACAGGACAAAGCGAGCGAGGTGA
- a CDS encoding 50S ribosomal protein L6, translating to MPVSGRIEKRIGIPDGVDAAVEEDKVTISSHGSTVERRFFHPLVSVDKDGDEIVVSCEFPKKKEAALVGTFASHIRNMMLGTAKGFECEMRIVYAHFPMKVSVNEERSIVLIENFLGERHPRTARIMGETEVTVKGDTVKLKGNSKEDVGQSAANIEQATKIKGFDPRVFQDGVYITEKPKVQENE from the coding sequence ATGCCAGTATCAGGAAGGATTGAGAAAAGAATCGGAATCCCTGACGGTGTCGACGCAGCCGTCGAAGAGGACAAGGTCACTATCTCGAGCCATGGATCCACCGTAGAGAGACGTTTCTTCCATCCTCTGGTCTCCGTTGACAAGGACGGGGATGAGATCGTGGTGTCATGTGAGTTCCCGAAGAAGAAGGAAGCGGCTTTGGTGGGAACGTTTGCATCCCACATAAGGAACATGATGCTGGGCACGGCGAAGGGATTCGAGTGCGAAATGAGGATTGTCTACGCTCACTTCCCGATGAAGGTCTCCGTGAATGAGGAACGGAGTATCGTGCTGATTGAGAACTTCTTGGGAGAAAGGCATCCCAGGACGGCGAGGATAATGGGTGAGACCGAGGTTACGGTCAAAGGGGACACTGTGAAACTTAAGGGTAACAGCAAAGAGGACGTGGGTCAGTCGGCCGCGAATATCGAGCAGGCCACAAAGATAAAAGGATTCGATCCTCGAGTCTTTCAGGACGGCGTATACATAACAGAGAAACCCAAGGTGCAGGAGAATGAGTGA
- a CDS encoding 30S ribosomal protein S5 — MRYKPDWQPKTRLGKMVFRGEISSMREALDTGLPLKEPQIVDILLPNLGDEVLDVNMVQRMTDSGRRVNFVIVAVVGNEDGYVGLGRTKGKEVGPAIRKTIDAAKLNVVEVKRGCGSWECGCGRAHSLPFQVKGKSGSVEVVLKPAPRGISLAVGGVARSILRLAGIKDAWGFTKGHSRTTVNYAFAAFDALKQTGAMKMSEEQSKILCIVSGPTEIRAEGDTSEPVETEGEPKEEKKTSEAQGEEGEKAKEKSE; from the coding sequence ATGAGGTATAAACCGGACTGGCAGCCCAAGACAAGGCTCGGGAAGATGGTCTTCCGCGGGGAGATATCAAGCATGAGGGAAGCGCTGGATACAGGCCTTCCGCTCAAGGAGCCACAGATCGTGGACATCCTGCTCCCCAATCTTGGCGATGAGGTTCTTGACGTTAACATGGTCCAGAGGATGACGGACAGCGGACGGAGGGTCAACTTCGTTATCGTGGCCGTCGTCGGCAATGAGGATGGCTACGTGGGGCTGGGAAGGACCAAGGGGAAAGAGGTTGGCCCGGCAATAAGGAAGACGATAGATGCTGCGAAGCTAAACGTTGTCGAAGTGAAGAGGGGTTGCGGATCCTGGGAATGCGGGTGTGGAAGAGCACACTCCCTTCCGTTCCAAGTCAAGGGCAAGAGCGGATCGGTTGAGGTCGTTCTGAAACCCGCACCGAGGGGCATTTCCCTCGCCGTGGGAGGCGTTGCGAGGAGCATACTCAGGTTGGCGGGCATTAAGGACGCTTGGGGCTTCACCAAGGGACACTCCAGGACCACGGTGAACTACGCTTTCGCCGCGTTCGATGCACTGAAGCAAACGGGCGCCATGAAGATGTCTGAAGAGCAATCCAAAATCCTGTGCATAGTCTCCGGACCAACCGAAATTCGGGCAGAAGGCGACACGTCAGAACCCGTGGAGACCGAGGGTGAACCGAAAGAGGAGAAGAAGACCTCGGAGGCACAGGGGGAGGAAGGAGAGAAAGCAAAGGAGAAGTCTGAATGA
- a CDS encoding 30S ribosomal protein S8, with protein sequence MQHDPLNDAMVRIRNAELSGKRKCLIRPSSKLIARVLKVMQENRFIRKFEYIEDGKSGIFEVELNGNINNCGVIKPRFSVKRVNLEKYESRFLPAQNFGVLILTTTEGVLSHSRAKELGVGGKLLAFVY encoded by the coding sequence GTGCAGCATGATCCATTGAACGATGCCATGGTTCGCATAAGGAATGCGGAACTCTCTGGGAAGAGGAAGTGCTTGATTAGGCCATCCTCGAAACTCATAGCCAGAGTACTCAAGGTGATGCAGGAGAACAGGTTCATCAGGAAGTTCGAATACATAGAGGATGGCAAGTCTGGAATCTTCGAGGTGGAACTGAACGGAAACATAAACAACTGTGGTGTCATCAAGCCCCGCTTCTCCGTGAAGAGGGTGAATCTCGAGAAGTACGAGTCAAGGTTCCTGCCCGCCCAGAACTTCGGTGTCCTCATTCTGACGACGACGGAAGGTGTACTGTCTCACTCGAGGGCCAAGGAGCTCGGTGTTGGCGGAAAGCTGCTCGCGTTTGTGTATTAG
- the secY gene encoding preprotein translocase subunit SecY, which translates to MVEEGKSRLYALKPITDRLPAVAKPVGHVHFRTKMLWVVLILVLYFALTNVFIYGLDPAETIDVFASLRAILAGAQGSLMHLGIGPIVTGSIIMQLFAGSKIIKLDLTNDEDKSVYQGTQKLLVIIMIVVEAIPQVFGFLHPSGDFVSRMEGFAPGQGEMMANSLIVGQLVIGSYLVFLMDEVVSKWGIGSGVSLFIAGGVSQQIFVGTFNWIPAEAGGVPPGTIPKTMWYLNNMSVSGVSQGGLEQILLQDPNPVIALVGTMVIFLIVAYAESMRIELPLAHGAARGARGRYPIRLIYASNIPVILMAAVLANVSMFSLLFWNNPDWPIVGQNWMIGSYPTSAADAEALGISRTTPMTGVAYYLSTVMGVGDWLLPLLGPDSYEHLLRGHSYVQVVAHLLIYVGVMVVGSIIFAKFWIETTNMGPEAVAKQIEGSGMQIPGFRRDPRVLRRVLERYIPVVTVISGAAVGSLAAGADLLGTVGNASGTGVLLAVGILIQFYEAMGREQMMEMHPVLRGFFGSE; encoded by the coding sequence ATGGTCGAAGAGGGAAAGAGCAGGTTATACGCCCTGAAACCCATCACGGACAGGCTCCCCGCGGTTGCGAAGCCCGTTGGGCATGTCCACTTCAGGACCAAAATGCTCTGGGTCGTTCTCATCCTCGTCCTGTACTTCGCTCTGACCAACGTATTCATATACGGTCTTGACCCGGCAGAAACCATAGATGTATTCGCGAGTCTCCGAGCTATCCTGGCTGGGGCACAGGGCTCGCTGATGCATCTGGGCATAGGTCCAATCGTGACCGGGTCCATCATCATGCAGCTCTTCGCGGGATCGAAGATCATCAAGCTTGACCTGACCAACGACGAAGACAAGTCCGTGTACCAGGGCACACAGAAGCTCCTCGTCATCATCATGATAGTCGTGGAAGCCATACCACAGGTCTTCGGCTTCCTTCATCCCTCGGGGGACTTCGTTTCGAGAATGGAGGGGTTCGCCCCAGGACAGGGAGAGATGATGGCGAACTCTCTGATAGTGGGCCAGCTGGTCATCGGTAGCTATCTGGTCTTCCTGATGGACGAGGTCGTCTCGAAATGGGGCATAGGAAGCGGCGTCAGCCTGTTCATTGCTGGCGGAGTCTCTCAGCAGATCTTCGTCGGCACGTTCAACTGGATACCCGCTGAGGCTGGGGGGGTGCCCCCGGGGACCATACCGAAGACGATGTGGTACCTCAACAACATGAGCGTTTCTGGTGTTTCCCAGGGAGGTCTTGAGCAGATTCTCCTCCAGGATCCGAATCCTGTGATTGCCTTGGTGGGAACCATGGTTATCTTCCTCATCGTGGCCTATGCGGAGTCCATGAGAATCGAGCTTCCCTTGGCGCACGGCGCTGCCCGAGGTGCCAGGGGGAGGTATCCGATACGTCTCATCTATGCATCCAACATACCGGTCATACTGATGGCGGCCGTGCTGGCAAACGTGAGCATGTTCTCCCTCCTCTTCTGGAACAACCCGGACTGGCCCATTGTTGGACAGAACTGGATGATTGGTTCATACCCAACGTCGGCAGCGGACGCGGAGGCTTTAGGTATCTCGCGTACGACGCCCATGACGGGAGTGGCCTACTACCTCTCGACCGTGATGGGTGTGGGTGATTGGCTCCTTCCGCTTTTAGGTCCAGACAGTTATGAACACCTCCTGAGAGGCCACTCGTATGTGCAGGTGGTGGCTCACCTTCTAATCTACGTGGGGGTGATGGTCGTAGGCTCGATAATCTTTGCCAAGTTCTGGATCGAGACTACAAACATGGGACCGGAAGCGGTTGCCAAGCAGATTGAGGGTAGCGGGATGCAGATTCCAGGGTTCAGGCGGGACCCGCGAGTTCTCAGGAGAGTGCTGGAAAGGTATATCCCCGTGGTGACGGTCATTAGCGGAGCGGCTGTCGGCTCCTTGGCCGCGGGTGCAGACTTGTTAGGGACTGTCGGAAATGCCAGCGGAACGGGGGTTCTGCTAGCTGTGGGCATATTGATCCAGTTCTACGAGGCGATGGGCAGAGAACAGATGATGGAGATGCACCCGGTTCTGAGAGGGTTCTTTGGCTCGGAATGA
- a CDS encoding 50S ribosomal protein L18, whose protein sequence is MMVRGPRKRVAFRRRREGRTDYRLRSRLLRSGLPRAVVRASNRSTSVQVMSYDPTGDRVLSSAVSTELRKLGWERSTSSIPAAYLTGYLAGRRALENGVEKAVLDMGLHVPTKGSRVFASLKGLLDAGLQIPCGEEILPSEERTRGEHIGEDAVKAFEAVMSKMEDGK, encoded by the coding sequence ATGATGGTCAGGGGTCCGAGAAAAAGAGTGGCATTCCGGAGGAGGCGCGAGGGAAGGACGGACTATAGGCTCAGGTCGAGGTTGCTGAGGTCCGGTCTGCCGAGGGCTGTCGTCAGAGCTTCCAATAGGAGCACGTCGGTCCAAGTCATGAGTTACGACCCCACCGGTGACAGAGTGCTCAGTTCGGCGGTCTCGACCGAGCTCAGGAAGCTGGGTTGGGAGAGATCGACGTCAAGTATCCCGGCGGCCTATCTCACTGGATATCTGGCTGGCAGAAGGGCGCTTGAGAATGGCGTAGAGAAGGCCGTGCTCGACATGGGCTTGCACGTGCCTACGAAAGGGTCCAGGGTCTTCGCTTCACTGAAGGGGCTGTTGGACGCAGGCCTCCAGATACCCTGCGGCGAGGAGATACTCCCGAGCGAAGAGAGGACAAGAGGAGAACATATCGGCGAGGACGCTGTCAAGGCGTTTGAGGCAGTGATGTCCAAGATGGAGGACGGCAAATGA